The segment gaaagaaaaaataagaaaaagtacTAGGCACCAGGAAACCTGAAGTAAAGgataggaaaagagaaggtgATACCCCAGAGGATGTCTTACCTATAGTTGGCCCAAAGTTGAGCAGTGACGAGAGCCCCAGCAGAAAGCCACTCCAGCCATGGCAACACCcggctgccctgcagcacagcacctccaAGGGACACAAGAGCAGGGAGTCCCAGCCCGgccagcactgccacagccGCATTGCTCTGCATCCAGAACCTCTCCACCTAGGACACAAGGTGGTAAATGCCAGCTGATGTGGCAATGCTTCCTTGGGATGCAAGTCTACACTTTTGGAGTGGGAGTCTCCCAGCTGAAAAGCTCACAATTGAAGAGCAGACAGCATAAGGAAAgaagtttctttcctttattcatagaatggcttgggttgaaaaggaccatgtCAATCATCTgcttccaaccccctgctatgtgcagggtcatcaaccagcagcccaggctgcccagagccacatccagcctggccttgaatgcctgcagggatggggcatccacagcctccttgggcaacctgctctagtgcatcaccaccctctgggggaaaaacttcctcctaattcTTCCTCTTAAACACACATAATCTATCTCAATGCccagaaaacatatttatgcTTCCTCATCTAAACGGGAACAGAAAATGTAGCTGTGTGTTTACACCCTGTGCATCTCCAAGACAACCACCTGCTCTTGATTTGCAAGGGACCCATCAGCCAACGAAGCATGAACGAGGCTGCTTCCAAAAACCAACACCCCAGAGCAATTTTCAGAGTGAAACTTACCACTCCCAGAAACAGAGGCTTTGTAACATCCAAATTTGCTCTCCAGGCGAAGAAGAGTGAATAAACACAGAGCATTCCAGTGAAGAGACAAATGACGGGTGATTTCTGTTGCCTTATCCTATAAAAGATAACACAGCACTATAGTGGCACGAGTAGGAAAAAGTTATATGTGCATGAAGACAGCTGTCTCTGTGCATATCTGAATGTATTTAATGCGAGGAGCTGGTGGGTCTTTCTCTACTTTTGCAATTTATGaaacttttgcttttcagagcatGCAGCCATCTGGATCTCAAGCTTTTTAAGGCATCTACAGAGTTACAGGGTAATCAGATGCAGGGCTGTTTTGCTCTTTGTCAGTAATACAGGATAACAGCTGAAATCTCTGCCCAAGGAAGCAGTATAGCTCCCTGTGGCACAAGGCAGAGAAAGCACCTAAAGCTCATGCTCAGCCAGTAAGGAAATGCAGGTGGGAGCAAATATTCCTCTCCAACTTAcggcagtgctgtgctgaaacAGGCCATGAGAGCCAGGGCGAGGACAGGAAGAGACAGCTCCGATCTCATCTGCTCCAGCTGGAAGCTGTGGGGAAACCGGTGCATGTCTGCATGACCCTCAATTCAGTGCCTGCACTCAGTGCAGCAAGAAAACAGGGCAGTTGTATGGCACAACACTCCTGTTCTGCTGGGGTTGAGTATACGAGAAACAGGAAGAAGCCAGGATTTTGAATCCCCAGCAGTGGAATGGTCATGACTTTACTCACATCAGCATCTCTCTCATACTGGATCCGGTCTCGGACTTGGCctggattaaaaagaaagaaaagccatgagAAACCCACACATTGATTGGAGAAaagtctttctgctttctgcctgcagagccctgaGTGTAAAGGGCTGCTCTAGAGCTACTTAAAATCATACCACAGCAATCACAGGGAACAGGAATTGCTTAAGCAGAACCAAAGACAGCAAATTACTTGAACCTTCACTGCAAAACTTCCCtcccatttttttgttttacattttgcaaATGGTGTGTGGTTCACCACCCAGATGAACCCAACTCATTAATCTGTGACCAGAGCACATCATATGGCTTAGCTGTGAACTCCACTGTATCTGCGTGACCTGGGACATCTCCCCACATCCTGGGAGCACCATGTGGGCCTCAATTTCTACTTCCTTGCCTGTTTGGAGAAGACATCCAAGGTCAATcctagaatcctagaatggcctgggttgcagAGGCCCACggtgctcatccagctccaaccccctgctatgtgcagggtcaccaaccagcagcccaggctgcccagagccacatccagcctggccttgaatgcctgcagggatggggcatccacagcctccttgggcaacctgttccagtgcgtcaccaccctctgggggaaaaaattcctcctaagatccaacctaaacctccccagtctcagtttcaaaccattcccccttgtcctatcactggCCACTCTCATAAATAGCTGTTTCCCCTCCTGTTAgacactcccttcaagtactggaaggccacaatgaagtctccccagagccttctcttttccaagctaaacaagcccaattccctcaaCCAGAGGGTGGATCTCATGCCCGTAGGAGCACCAGGTGATGTAAAACACAAccctttcttttattctcagcCTTCTGCACTGAAATCTCTGATTTAGGATGGAAAGTAGGGGTGCTGGGCATTGCTCTCCTTTGGTTGCCAGAGCCCAACATCTAAGTTGGgactgaagcagaaagatgCAAATCCTACACTCAGTAAGTAAACAGTCACGTCGTATCTTCCTCTCTTTGCAAGAGCACAAAGCAGACAGAATAATTCAGAGCAAGGGACTCCGAGGTTCCCATTCACTTCAATGCAACATTACTGAGATGCAAGTTAGAGGAATCTCTTTTTTGTAAATATGAGACACCTGGACAGCCCCCAATAAATGATACAGCTCATTCCTTAAGGACAAAGAGAATCAGGTCTTTCTTTCCCAGCCATCTAACCCATAACCAGAAAATCTGACCGATCCAAAGGTCGAAATCAgagaattgtttttaaaagaaacgCCCAATTTTTTCATCTCTGAGCTGCTTAACACCATGAACATAAAGGTCCTGCTACCATGTCACTCCAAAGAAAGCCACGTAGAAAATGAACTTTATTTACCAGATTGAATGTCCCATATTCCTCCCTGAGAAAATGGGTCAAAAATCCTCGAAAAGTCGTCTGGTCTCCCCATGTCCAACGGGCTCGACTGAGGTAGGACGAAGCCGGCAGATAGAGATAAGGCAGCAAACCAGCCAAGAAGCATAAACCCAACTTCAGCAAATGGCCTAGGGACAATTCCTGCACCAAAATATGTCATATTGCATAACaatgtttattttagtttaatCGTGCTGGAACTTCaagaacagataaagaaaaaacatcaaatataTTTACACAGAGCTGATCTCTCAATTTATAGTAAGTCCCTACAAAATGCTATGTTAAACCTTACGATTTTGTGGATTACTAGGAAACTGCATCAAACTGATCTCCTTTGCATGGCAGGGTGAAATTTAAGTGAAGCAAATAATATTAGCTAGGACTCATGAGTATCATACTCATTGCATCTTTCACATTTAAATCATGGCATGACATGCATAGATGGCTGAAGCACTGCAAGGCTGAGATAACCCACTTTGCAGCGATTAAGAGTTGGCTGGTATTCcatctggcaaaaaaaaaatgctgctctAGTACAACTACAcacatcatcaccatcatcagGAGTCAGTTTTGCCATTTACTTTATCGTGATTACACTGGCTAAATTGGATAGGCCAACTTTTGGGTTGGGATTTTCAAGACTGCCTAAGGGGTCAGGAAGACAAGACTTTCAAAGGGACTTCTGTGCCTAACTCCTTTAAGTGCTTTGGAAAATCCCACCCTAGAATATTGCACGCTTGCTTTATCATTAGCCACCGTCCTGTCAATCAAACACTTGCTCAGAATTTGGGGTTATGTGGAATAGACACCATTCAGCATTCAAAGCAACGACCTACggagcagagaaagcagccGGATAAAGTTGGTGGCCAAAATTTCTTTAGAAGACTGGCtttattttagatttatttttaactggaaGGCGCTGTTTGTGATCAAATATCTCTTTACTAGGTGGCTTTCTGCAGCATGCTTTTCTGGGCTGTCTAAGGTATTTCACAGGAACGCTGCATTGCAATAGCATTCTCCCTGCTGGAaatcacagagctctgtgcaccTCCCtggttaaaaaaacaactatgtttaaagaagaaaaatacactgcaggAACCATCACTTTGCTAAAGGGAATAGGAAGTCTGCAGGGCTTTTGCTTGAAGCACTGGACTTTTGAATCAAGCTTGTCTGAACTGCATCTTATCTCCTGCTGTTCACATTCTTCACTCTAGGCTTAGCTATAAGCTGTGCCACTGTGAAGAACCACACCTGATCTGCCAGGCTGAGGATGCAGAAATACAGGCAGGAGCATCCCAGCACAAACCTGCCCAGCTGTCATCTCATGGTAGAAGGTGCCTCATCTGAGAGTTCATACAAtcatggcttgggttggaagggacctcaaggatcaccaacACACAGGCAAGGATGCCAGCTGCTAAATCAAGTACTAGATCAAATTGCCCAGGGCTTCATCTAACCTggtcttaaacacctccaggaatggggcatccaaagcctctctgtgcagcctgttgcAGCAGCTCACCgctctctctgtaaagaaatccgcctgacatccaacctaaatctcctttcctttagtttaaaaccattcccccttatcctgCCACTACCTACCcgtgtaaaaagttgatttccctcatgcttataaactccctttaaatactggaaagcCTCAGTGAGGtcttcctgcagccttttcaatgctgaacaagctcagctcctttagcctgtcttcataggaaaggtgctccagccacCAGATCATCCTCATGGcactcctctggaccctctccaaaaggGACTCTTGCAGGTCACACAATGACAGACAACAAGTCAATGCAGCTTTCATTTGCTACTACCAGGGAATCAACACAGAGAAACTCATCTCCAATCATAAAACAGTGCTTTAAAGAAAGCTAAAACAGCCGCGAGTCAGCAAAATACGCACCATCTTTCtgaagagcaggaagagaacCCAAGGTACAATACAAGCAATATAGAGCACTATCGTGTGCTGATTGCACAAACTGAGGCCACAGCAAAAGGCACCAAGTTTAGCaatctgaaagggaaaaaacaaacaagcaaatagcTTATAATTACTCTTCAGTTTGCAAAAGCAGCATGAATGCAGCCCATGGTACACCTAGAGAATAATGCAATATACACCTGTGAGCAGTGGTCAGTTGTAACACAAACAACACAGGTTACTTCAGTTAATTTCCATGccataaaattaattattccATTTCTATGTACGGAGATATAACAGGAGTTAATTCCGTCCTCTTGTGCAGGCACAGATGGCTAAAGTCAGGGCTACACAAACTCGCTAAGCAAAGGGAATTATATACAGTATCACTCAGTAgtataatttcatttcagagtgTTTTCTGATAACAGAGATAACGTGTCCAGTGACTGAATGGCATGTGAGGTGTAATCCTTTGCCTTGGAGTGGAGATGGGATCACTTGGTAGTTTTTAATTAGAATTTAACACCGGATGTTGGTTTGTCAAAGGAAAACCTGCTATAACATCAGATAAAATCTTTGTGGTCTTCAGAGCTGCCCTGTAGGACTTGGGACACCTTAAAAGTTCTTTGGTGAACTCCAAGAACTCCAAGGACTCTTTAGCCAGTGGCAAAACATGTTAGGTGATAACTCGTGAAGCTGAGTAAACTACCACTGCGGGCTCCTGAAATTCTAATTGTTAACCCaacaaaaatccttttattCACACAATTTACAGGAGTCATAGCAGGCAAGTCAGTGAGAGGAGAGATCAGATGTTCAGGTaaagtaaagcagaaagaacaagGCTGGTGAGTGAAAACCATCTGACCACCCGGCCTGTTCCCAAAGTAGTAAATACAGCATGAAACGTCTCTGTGTTTAATAATAGCATTATTTTAGGGgtacttttcatttcaaaagagtATACACTGAACTGCACAGGACTGACTGAAAAATcggctgtttctgtttttcattagaAACGTGGGTTTTTCTGACTAGATGAATTTTCCTGTAAGACGTATCTATTTACCCTTGGGAAAAATAACTGTTCTACCAACAAAACCTTGAATGCTCACAGCCTACATTGAGTCTTTGATGCAGAAAATTAAACTTTGTGCTAAAACATTTAGATGgaaatgattttgctttttccatttctatccTCTACGTgtaaagcaacacaaaaatgCCCATCCAGCATGTCCCAACAAAACCCTTCAGCAAAGTGCACAGGTTTCAAAATGTTTGGCAATTTCCAGATGGGTCAATGATCAACATCATTGAGCTCAGACCCAAAATCTGCCCTCTCTTGCTTAAACCAAACTGAATCAGGActaaatgaatagaaaattaAACAGACTCGTCATAactaattgaaaataataataataataataaagaacaaTTCACTTTGCTTGAGATGTTTTACCTTTGATCTCTCTTTTGCAGTGGATGCCTCCTCAAAATGCACGGTAAGAGCCATAAGCAGCCCCACAAACAGATTGTTTAAGCTAAAAACCTCCGCCGTGATGGACCACTGCCATGTTAGACgagaaaatgaaaacacccCCGCAGCAAGGATTCCTCCAGCATATGAGCCAGAAAGCCTGCAAACACAGATAACATGAAATCttcttttccaacagaaaaaaaaaaaaaaaagcctactttattgtcctttttttattattattattttttaaaaaaacactaTAGCAGCTGAAATTATGACTGCCACCCAGCATCCTTCCAGAACATTATATGGTTAATGCGTCCCTAATAATTTCTTTGCAGTGGTTTGCAATTAGGAATAGCACACCTTAGCCATCCCATGTATTTGCAAGGCACCAAATACTGGTGAGCCAAGCTGGCTTTTTCTCcacaaacaccacaaaaactccTGGTATTCAATTCAGTTCCAAAACCTTGATGAGCAATGACACAGCAGGTCATGGTACGCTGAGCCAGAGAGTCATGCCTCTAACgggatgctctgtgctggaggacACATGAACAGTGGTGCAGCCTTAAGTTCATTGAGGCCCCGCATAAAGAGTGGATTAGAGCTATTGGTGATGGACAGCATTAGCAGAGCTTTCCTAGGGCAGGTTGGACTGTCTCAGGGACAGGCAGGGATTGCAGCATCCATAGCCCTGGGATGGAGAGGTACCTACTGGAGTCAGGGAGAGGGGACAGtggatgccatctccagctAGATGAACTTCAGCTCTTGTTCCCAAATGAGCTTGGGGAAACCAGAGGTCGGTTTTAGCCCAGGAATCCCATTGCACCCACTTTGCTGGTTGCATTATGGGTGCTGGTCTTTGAGCTCTTTGGAAGCTTGGCTGTTTCAGAGGTCTGTCCCATAGGAAGTCACCCGGGAGAATGGGATGGAGGGTAGCACAACCAGCTCAGCCAAGTCTCCTCCAAGGACTAATAGCCATGACTATGGTTAAAGCTGCTCTCTAGAAAATCTCAAGCTCTATACAGATTGGTGTTTTTCTAATCCCACCCCAGGTATGCATATTTCCATTTAGATATAATATTCCCAGcaggtttaaaacaaaagtagtATATTCTAGTCAACCTCTTTCTCAGGCTGAATCATCAGCTTGATCATTAGTACCTGAACACTGACCGTATCCCCTACTGCATGGTTCGTTCTCCCCATCAAAGATGAGGCATCCATGGAAGAGTAGCTTATAGAGTTCCTTGGAGAACATAACTGAAGTAGATGGAGATAAGCAAACAGAACCTACAGCCCTTGCAAAAAGGGACAAAAGGGATTCTGAGAAAGCAATCTCTCCTCTCCTTCATCATAAGTTTCTTTCACTTTCCCAAAACAATCTAAGCTCTTCCAGCAGGCTGAAAAGCTGACACATTTCTGTAGATGTCAGAGGACTCACGCAGTTAAAACTGGGAGCTGTAAACCATTAAGAATGAGAGATGGCATCCATGAGGAGAAGATGATTAGGATAAGGAAGTGGAAAGACCTGACCTTCACTTCTCCTAACATGGGTTGTGCTGGATGGCCTGTGGCTGCCCCAAAGATATCTGCAAAGTAGAACTCATTTATCTTCTTTGTAAAGATCTGCAACTGCAGGACATTGCAGGACACTTGCAGTGCGTGAACTTCACAGAGCTCTACACAGGTCTGAGCATTCAGCACAAGGAGCTGTCACTCAATACCCATGGCactcagcaaaataaaagccacattACGACCATACTGTGATGAAGAAGTTGctatttaagtgttttttttggCACAAAATTCCATCTCGAAATCTTCAATAAACTGGATGCTCACTAGTAACTAAATGTGTCAATTATTACAGGTTTTCCAAGAGCATTAGTATAAAGTTTCAAGTCACACAACCACATAGAGGTTTTCACAGGCATCAGTGCTGCTCCACTGATCCTCCTACGAAGGCAGCCTGACATGACAGACTTTCCCTTAACCAGCAAAAACTTATAAAGAAATAGGGTTGTAAATCCACTTGAAATTCTTGCAGGGAAACACAgtagaaaagataaaacaacTTTCTCAAACACCGTGGGAAAGAGGAGCAGAATTTCAGGCAATCTTCTCAATCACTGTCCAGTTTTCTTCGTCTTCCCTAGAAAAGAGCATCTTAGTAGAGTTCAAATGAGATTGAAGAACTCCCATCCCCTGATAAAAAGTCTCAAACTATGCTTCAAGTTTCATGAAACAAGGCTTATGGAAAAGTTACTCAACTCAAAGCTTAAAAGCCTTATCCCAGCTATGTGGGCAGGGGACACCCCTACTCACCTTCCAGCCCCGAAGTAGTGCAGGTTCAGAATCCAACACTGGCACAACCCATAGGCTTTTGGGAAGAAGAGCTGACATCATCTttaatttccactgaaactTCCAGGAAAAGCTTCCTGCTAAGGAACAAGTTCTCTCTAAGAACttgtttttcacccagagggtggtgacgcactggaacaggttgcccaagaaggctgtggatgccccatccctgcaggcattcaaggccaggctggatgtggctctgggcagcctgggctgctggttggcagccctgcacatagcaggggctgaaactggatgaccactgtggtccttttcaatcctggccattctatgattctatgattcatttaCAACTGATGATTCAGAAGGAAACACTCTGAGAACTGTTAGTGATAATATCAGGTATTTCCAATCAAAACCTAACTGTCAGAAAATAAGACAGCAGCTCTACTCAAGACAACAGGTGATggagcaaagcagcaccagcagaaatGAATCTCACACAGCTATACCACACAATGCTGGCCCCAAACGCAATGAAACCTGCCTCGTGGCTGAGCTAACGTGACCCACATGAGGTTTCCTATGTACCTGGTAGTGGGAGAAGCATGAAGATAAGAATAaaatagagaaaggaagaactggAAGAGCAAAATGACGGAGACTGGACTGGAGGTCATGAAACTAAGAAGCATGAAAGCATGAAACTAAGTTTCACGAAGCATGAAACTAAGAGGATGAAAGGATTTGCAAAGCAGGACTGCAATCTACAAGTGAAGATGCTGTTGGTGACAACATGTTGCAGGCAACAACTCCTTTAAAGAGAGACACAAATGGTATTTTAATGAGTAAGTCACGTTATGGTGTGGAACAAGTTGAACATAAGAGATGAAGGAGATGTAACTACAGCAAAAGCTCTGGGACATTCAGACTAACTGGAACCTTATGAACATGGGCAGAAATTCCCATCACCCGATAATGTGCTACGAGGGGCAGAAACAGTGAGCAAAGAAGAATCCACACTGTCCTTTGTGAGAAGTATTTTCCCATGGCATCCCTAAATATCAAagtctaaaaatatatttagttttCAGGAGCAAGAATATTAGAACACATACCTGGGTTTCAACACCAAGGACACAGGCAACACAGACTACCTTTAGTCAGGTGTACTGGGGCTGCAGGTTTTCATATTAAGCGttaaaacagcaaggaaaattcAGATTGGATGTTTAAATGTGTCTTTGCAAGACTTTCCATCTGCAGGTAATCGCTAAGACGTGTCAACAGGCAGTTCTGTTCAACATTCAACATTCAGCCTCTGTCCTAAGTTTGGTAAAACTATCTCTTAAGCCAAGAGTACAGGTTCTACCTATGCTGAGTTAACAAACATCTTAGtgtttttgctatttatttaaaaattaatgccTGAAACTTTGTATTTAGTCATTTGCAAGAAGCTATTAAACGATTTGGGTAAAGCTATATGGGTACAGGAATTGGAACTTAACTGGAATGTTTTAGTTAAATGCAAT is part of the Coturnix japonica isolate 7356 chromosome 5, Coturnix japonica 2.1, whole genome shotgun sequence genome and harbors:
- the TMEM260 gene encoding transmembrane protein 260 isoform X3, with the protein product MELGAVTSRGLRGQMGAARLSGSYAGGILAAGVFSFSRLTWQWSITAEVFSLNNLFVGLLMALTVHFEEASTAKERSKIAKLGAFCCGLSLCNQHTIVLYIACIVPWVLFLLFRKMELSLGHLLKLGLCFLAGLLPYLYLPASSYLSRARWTWGDQTTFRGFLTHFLREEYGTFNLAKSETGSSMREMLIFQLEQMRSELSLPVLALALMACFSTALPIRQQKSPVICLFTGMLCVYSLFFAWRANLDVTKPLFLGVVERFWMQSNAAVAVLAGLGLPALVSLGGAVLQGSRVLPWLEWLSAGALVTAQLWANYSDCDQSNNDIVDKFARNLLSSMPMGAVILLRGDLPGNALRYQHYVEGVRPDITLVDQEMMTYEWYLPKLAKHLPGVHFPGNRWNPVEGILPDGTLTFNLHHFLKANKHKEVFVCIGLHEGDSTWRRSYSLWPWGTCEKLVPSDAVFDPEEWIRLTRNLYNWTEEYGSFKPSSWEAVANEEMWQARMKTAFFIFGLAETASVPAEMKSRLYTLAYTVSNIFCYKYCLQSSSVFFGFFFFL